In Leucobacter denitrificans, the genomic window AGGAGAAGGAGCGCGGCATCACGATCACGTCTGCCGCCGTGACCTGTTTCTGGAACAACAACCAGATCAACATCATCGACACCCCCGGCCACGTTGACTTCACCGTTGAGGTGGAGCGCTCGCTCCGCGTTCTCGACGGTGCAGTTGCTGTGTTCGACGGTAAAGAGGGTGTTGAGCCTCAGTCGGAGACCGTGTGGCGCCAGGCAGACAAGTACGGCGTTCCCCGTATCTGCTTTGTCAACAAAATGGACAAGATGGGTGCTGACTTCTACTTCACGGTAGACACGATCATCAACCGTCTCGGCGCAAAGCCGCTCGTGATGCAGCTTCCGATCGGCTCGGAGTCTGACTTCACCGGTGTCGTTGACCTTCTGACGATGAAGGCATTCGTGTGGGAAGGCGATTCGAAGGGTGACGTTACCCTCGGCGCAAACTACGAGACTCAGGAAATCCCTGCAGACCTGCAGGCGAGGGCCGAAGAGTACCGTGCAAAGCTCGTTGAGACTGTCGCTGAGACCGACGATGAGTTGCTCGAGAAGTTCTTCGGTGGCGAAGAGCTCACGATCGACGAGATCAAGGGCGGCATCCGCAAGCTTGTTGTGAACAACGAGATCTACCCGGTCTACTGTGGTTCTGCATTCAAGAACCGCGGCATCCAGCCGATGCTCGACGCAGTCGTTGACTTCCTCCCGAACCCGCTTGACGTGGGTGCGATCGAGGCTCACGATCCCCGTGACGAGTCAGTCGTTATCGAGCGCAAGCCGAATGCAGACGATCCGTTCTCGGCACTCGCGTTCAAGGTTGCTGTGCACCCGTTCTTCGGTCGCCTCACCTACGTTCGCGTCTACTCGGGTCACGCTGAGTCTGGTGCTCAGGTCATCAACTCGACCAAGGGCAAGAAGGAGCGCATCGGAAAGATCTTCCAGATGCACGCCAACAAGGAGAACCCTGTTGACTCGCTCACCGCTGGCAACATCTACGCGGTTATCGGCCTGAAGGACACCACCACAGGTGACACCCTTTCAGACGCGAATAACCAGGTTGTTCTCGAGTCGATGACCTTCCCAGAACCCGTGATCGAGGTGGCTATTGAGCCCAAGACCAAGGGTGATCAGGAGAAGCTTTCGCTCGCTATTCAGAAGCTTGCTGAAGAGGACCCAACCTTCCGCGTGAGCCTCAACCCGGAGACCGGTCAGACCGTGATCGCGGGTATGGGTGAGCTTCACCTCGACATCCTTGTGGATCGCATGAAGCGTGAATTCAAGGTCGAGGCGAATGTTGGTAAGCCTCAGGTTGCGTACCGCGAAACGATCCGCAAGACCGTTCCGAAGTACGACTACACCCACAAGAAGCAGACCGGTGGATCGGGCCAGTTCGCAAAGGTTCAGATCTCGCTCGCTCCGCTCGAGGCAGACAGCGAAAAGATTTACGAGTTCGAGGACAAGGTGACCGGTGGTCGCGTTCCTCGCGAGTACATCCCATCTGTCGATGCCGGTATCCAAGACGCAATGGAGTACGGTATCCTCGCAGGCTTCCCTGTTGTGGGCGTGAAGGCTCAGCTGCTTGACGGCCAGTACCACGACGTTGACTCGTCGGAAATGGCCTTCAAGATCGCTGGTTCGATGGCGTTCAAGGAAGCGGCTCGTATGGCACAGCCTGTGCTGCTCGAGCCAATGATGGCCGTCGAGGTTCGTACGCCTGAGGAGTACATGGGCGACGTTATCGGCGACCTCAACTCACGCCGTGGCCAGATTCAGGCCATGGAAGACGCAAGTGGTGTCAAGGTCGTACGCGCCCTTGTCCCACTGTCAGAGATGTTCGGGTACATTGGTGACCTTCGGTCGAAGACCAGTGGTCGTGCCGTGTTCTCGATGACCTTCGATTCCTACGCTGAGGTGCCGAAGGCCGTGGCCGATGAGATCGTTCAGAAGGCTAAGGGCGAGTAATATCGTCTGCCGATCAGTGGCGGAATACGCATTCCGCCACTGATCACTGAGTTCAGGTCGCGAATAGAGACCAGAGCTTGTAACATAAGTACACACCCCAGTGCTCGCGCCCCCTCGAAACCGTCGAGGCGGGAACAGCACTTGAATGTCCTGAGGAGGACCATAGTGGCGAAGGCCAAGTTCGAGCGGACCAAGCCGCACGTAAACATCGGTACGATTGGTCACGTTGACCACGGTAAGACGACTCTTACCGCAGCGATCTCGAAGACGCTTGCCGACAAGTTCCCGTCTGACGTGAACGTGCAGCGCGACTTCGCGACCATCGACTCGGCTCCAGAGGAGCGCCAGCGCGGTATTACCATCAACATCTCGCACGTTGAGTACGAGACCGACAAGCGCCACTACGCGCACGTTGATGCACCAGGCCACGCTGACTACATCAAGAACATGATCACCGGTGCTGCTCAGATGGACGGCGCGATCCTCGTGGTTGCTGCTACTGACGGCATGATGGCTCAGACCAAGGAGCACATCCTCCTTGCAAAGCAGGTTGGTGTTCCTTACCTTCTCGTTGCACTCAACAAGTGCGACCAGGTCGACGACGAGGAAATCCTCGAGCTCGTCGAGATGGAGGTCCGCGAGGAGCTCTCGAAGCAGGGCTACCCCGGAGACGACGTTCCAGTTGTTCGCGTGTCGGGCTACCAGGCACTCCAGGGCGAAGAGAAGTGGGTTAACTCCGTTCTCGAGCTCATGCAGGCTGTTGACGACAACATCCCCGATCCAGTGCGTGACAAGGACAAGCCGTTCCTCATGCCTGTTGAGGACGTGTTCACCATCACCGGTCGTGGCACCGTTGTTACGGGCCGTGCCGAGCGTGGCACCCTGAAGATCAACTCTGAGGTTGAGATCGTTGGTCTCCGCCCAACTCAGAAGACCACCGTCACCGGTATCGAGATGTTCCACAAGCAGCTCGACGAAGCATGGGCTGGCGAGAACTGTGGCCTTCTGCTCCGCGGCACCAAGCGTGAAGACGTTGAGCGCGGCCAGGTTGTTGTTGCACCGGGTTCGATCACCCCTCACACCAAGTTCGAGGGAACCGCCTACATCCTGAAGAAGGAAGAGGGTGGCCGTCACAACCCGTTCGAGACGAACTACCGTCCGCAGTTCTACTTCCGTACGACTGACGTGACCGGTGTTATCACCCTTCCCGAGGACAAGCCAATGGTTATGCCTGGCGACACCACCGACATGGTTGTTGAGCTGATTCAGCCAATCGCTATGGAAGATGGCCTCGGCTTCGCGATCCGTGAGGGTGGCCGCACCGTCGGCGCCGGCACGGTGACCAAGGTTGTTGAGTAAGTCTCAGCGCTAAGTTTCGGTCTCTGACCGATCGAGAACCCCGGAAGTTTTCTTCCGGGGTTCTTTGCGTATCTGTGCCCTCCGCAGGGTGGCGATTCTTCGATGCTGTGCGCGTTGCCGGGTTGCTCCCTGGCGGCGCGGTATTCTGGTTATGTTCATAACGTTCGGGTTACGCTGAACTGCATTCTGGGGCAAGTGCCCATTCACTCTCGGGAGGGCGCGTGCGGAAGCCTGCGAGTGGCCGTCTGGCTCATTTCGTTGATACCTATGGAGGGCTTTTCCTCCTCGACGCGGTCGCTTGGGCGATCGGTATCATCGTCGCGCTCGTGCTTCGCTTTGATTTCGGCTTCCAACGCATTCACTGGGGCTGGACACTTGCGGTCATCGGTGTTGCCGTGATCCTGCAACTGATCGGTGGCTGGGCGTTTTGGATTTACCGATCCAGGTACGCGATTGGTAGCTTCGACGAGGTACGTGCACTCGTGCTCAACGTGACCGCGGTCACGGTCGTCACCTGGGTATTCGCTTACCTTGTGGGGTACGGCAACGGTATTCCCAGAAGCACACTCATCATTGCCGCTCCAATTACGTTCACGTTCATGGGGGTCGTGCGGTACCTGTTTCGTGAGACTGCCGAGCGCAACCTCAAGCCCGCACGAGCAGAGCGGATCCTCCTGTATGGATCTGGATACCTTGGCGTGCAGACCGCAAAACGTCTGCTCACCGATGCGAAGTCGTCCTACCTCCCGGTCGGTTTTCTTGACGATGACCCTGCGAAGCGCAACCAGGAGGTGCGCGGCGTCAAGGTTCTTGGAAGCATTGACGATCTTGAGCGTGCGGTGCGATCCACTGCTGCGACGTCGGTGCTCGTGTGCATTGGCGACGCAGATGCCGCGATGTTGCGCCGACTCGACGCGTCAGCTGACAAACTCGGCATTAACGTGATGGTGTTGCCGCCGCTCGATCAGCTGCTCAACAATTCTGCGTCTCTGTCAAACGTGCGCGAGCTCTCGATCGAAGACATCATCGGCCGCCACCCTGTGCGCCTCGACACCACCTCGATCGCAGATTATCTGCAGGGCAAGCGCGTGCTCGTGACTGGCGCTGGCGGATCCATCGGCTCGGAGCTCTGCAGACAGCTCGTCAACTTCGCCCCGGCCGAGCTCATCATGCTGGATCGCGATGAGACCGCTCTGCAAGAGGCGCAGATTTCGATCGTCGGTCACGGGCTTCTCGACACGAAGGACGTGGTGCTCGCAGATATCCGCGACGAGAAGACGCTCAAGGACATCTTCTGCGACCGCAAGCCCGAAGTTGTGTTTCACGCTGCGGCGCTCAAGCACCTTCCGATGCTTGAACAGTATCCCGATGAGGCATGGAAGACGAACGTGCTCGGTACGCTCAATGTGCTGAACGCAGCGCGCGCGGCCAACGTAGGTACCTTCGTGAATGTCTCCACTGACAAGGCTGCGAACCCAACGAGCGTGCTTGGGCATTCAAAGCGCGTTGCAGAGAAACTCACCGGGTGGATGGCGGGGGAGACCGGCGGGCGATACCTGTCGGTGCGGTTCGGCAATGTTCTTGGGAGCCGCGGATCTATGCTGCCAACGTTCCGCCATCTCATCGAGAAGGGCGGGCCAGTGACGGTGACCCACCCAGACGCGACACGATTCTTCATGACAATTCCTGAGGCGTCACAACTCGTGATTCAAGCCGGGGGCATCGGCCGTCCGGGTGAGGTGCTCATTCTCGATATGGGGGAGCCCGTGCGCATTCTCGATGTTGCGAAGCGCATGATCGCTCAGTCAGGCAAGAACATCGAGATCGTCTTCACTGGGCTCCGTCATGGCGAGAAGCTCCACGAAGTACTCACCGGCGACGGTGAGGGCGATGAACGGCCATTCCATCCGAAGATCTCGCACGCTCATATCGGGGTTATTAGCCCGAATATCCTTGACCATGAGGGGTGGATCGCACGGATGGATCTCACCAAAGAAGCCGAAGGGCGAGTGCATTGATTACTGCAACGATGCTCGTTGTCTTGGTGTCATTTGTCATCACATTTTTGTTGAGCCTGCTTCTGCCTTTTGTGGTGAAGCCACTTCTTGTGCGGCTCGGTGTTGTGGACGTGCCGAACGAGCGCTCCTCACACGAGAAGCCGGTGCTCCGCGGGCTCGGCTTGGCCGTGCTCATCGCGATCGTGCTGGTTGAAGCGGTCTTCACCGTACTGACAGCCAGCACAGATCCCGACGGGACCGCATGGAAGTATCTCCTCATCATCACCCTGGGTACGATGTGCTCGGGATTCCTGGGACTGAGCGAGGACCTCAAAGGCATCAGTGTTCCGGTGCGGAGCGCGGTTCTGCTGCTCATCGCGACTACGACTTCTGTCGCGGTGATCTGGCTCACGCGAGCACTGTATTCGGCACCCACGTTTGGGTGGAATCCGCTTCCATGGGTGACGACGGTGTCTGTGTGGGTGCTCGTGCTCCTCGGAATTTACGGCGTCTTGTTCATTTCGAGTTACATCAACGTCGCGAACTTCATGGATGGGCTCAATGGAATCAGCGGATTCCACGGCGTTATCGCCGGACTCACGTTCGCAGCGGCCGGATACCTCACGCCGGGAGCCGGCTGGCTCATCATCGCTGGTCTCGTGCTCGCTGCGGGTTTCGCCGGTTTCTTGCCGTGGAACCTCACCAAACCCGGTGCATTCTTGGGTGATGTCGGCAGCTACCTGCTTGGCGGTGCCGTAGCGATCACGAGTTTCACAGCACTCATTGCAGGGGTGCCGGTACTCGCCACGATCGGGCCAATGATCATTTATTTCGGCGATGTGGGAACAACGCTCGTGAAGCGGGTGCGCGCTGGCCATAAGTGGGATGAGCCGCACAAAGAGCACGCCTACCAGCGCCTGCAGCAACTGGGCATGTCACACGTCGCAGCCTCGGGCGTGAATGCCGCATTCACCGTGGCAGCTTCGTTGCTTGGGCTCCTGTCCTTGCTGGTAGCGCCGGTGTGGTGGATCCTGCTCCTCGTGCTCGGTATTGCGCTCGTGGTGTTGTACCAGCTCACTCCGCGGCTACTGTCGCGCAAGATGACTGCCTAGCCTCACGGGGAGTACGGTGGGAGTGTGAGCGAAGAAGCCAGTACCCATCGTGTGATAGATCCAAGCGTGCTGTATTTGGGCACCCCCGTGTATTTGGTGGGTACGAAGAACCCAGACGGATCCACCAACCTCGCACCGGCATCGAGCCACTTTGCGCTCGGTCGCATGATCGTGCTCGGCCTCGAGGAGGGTGGCCAGTCACTCGATAACGCCAGGCGCCACGGGGAGATCACAGTGAGTTTTCCGTCTGCTGAGCAATGGCAACACGTCGAGCGCCTCGCGGGTGTGACTGGGAAGAACCCCGTGCCTGACGACAAACGCGACGCGTATGCGTTTGAACCAGCCAAGTTTAATCGTGCAGGCCTAACGCCACTTGCGGGGGATGAGGTTTCGGTGGATCTGGTGGCCGAAGCACCGATTCAGCTCGAGGCACTTGTTCGGCGCATCACCCCTGGTGTCGCTGGCATCTACGGCATTGTCGAGGCTGAGGTCGTTCGCGTGCATGCACAGCATGAAGTAACGGTCGCGGGTACGAACCACATTGACCCTGAGGCGTGGCATCCGCTCATTTACGCCTACCGGCACTTCTACGACCGGGGAGCTGAAATCGGGTGGACCAGGAAAACTCCGTTCCCTACAGCGCCAGAACCCATCGACAGATGGGAAGCGAGTGGCGGCGCCTGGCGGGTTGCCGCAGACACGGGAACCACCGCGACCGTTGAGCTGCTTCGCTGCGATGGTGGCGAAGTGGTGGATCAACTCACCCTCACCGACCAACGCGATCTTCGGTGGGCCAGAGTGCAACTCGCGATCGGGGGCAAGGCATGAGTGTTTGGGCAGCTGAGCTGGGTCTCGAGCATCCCATTGTGTGCGCGCCTATGGGCGGTGTCGCCGGTGGACGACTTGCGGCTGCCGTTTCGCGGACGGGTGCACTCGGAATGATTGGCATGGGAAGTTCGGGTTCCGCCGTAGCGCTCAGGCGTGAGCTCGCGAACTTTCGAATGTACGCTCCCGCGGAACCGGTTCCATGGGGCATCGGTATGGTCGCTTGGGGCATTGAGCGAGACCCGGAAATGCTCGACGTGGCACTCAGCGCCGGACCGAGCGTGATCTCGGTGGGGTTTGGTGATTGGGAGGCCGATCCACAATCAACCTGGATCGACGCGGCCCGCAGTGCCGGTGCGCAGACGGTGACCCAGGTCGCGACGGTCAGCGAGGCGCGATACGCGGCAGACGCTGGCGTCGACCTGATTGTCGCGCGCGGAATGGAGGCCGGTGGTCACGGGCAACACTTTCGCCCGCGTGATGATTTGCTTCGCGAGGTCATCGCGGCCGTTGA contains:
- the tuf gene encoding elongation factor Tu, with product MAKAKFERTKPHVNIGTIGHVDHGKTTLTAAISKTLADKFPSDVNVQRDFATIDSAPEERQRGITINISHVEYETDKRHYAHVDAPGHADYIKNMITGAAQMDGAILVVAATDGMMAQTKEHILLAKQVGVPYLLVALNKCDQVDDEEILELVEMEVREELSKQGYPGDDVPVVRVSGYQALQGEEKWVNSVLELMQAVDDNIPDPVRDKDKPFLMPVEDVFTITGRGTVVTGRAERGTLKINSEVEIVGLRPTQKTTVTGIEMFHKQLDEAWAGENCGLLLRGTKREDVERGQVVVAPGSITPHTKFEGTAYILKKEEGGRHNPFETNYRPQFYFRTTDVTGVITLPEDKPMVMPGDTTDMVVELIQPIAMEDGLGFAIREGGRTVGAGTVTKVVE
- the fusA gene encoding elongation factor G; translation: MAQDVLTDLSKVRNIGIMAHIDAGKTTTTERILFYTGVNHKLGETHDGGATTDWMEQEKERGITITSAAVTCFWNNNQINIIDTPGHVDFTVEVERSLRVLDGAVAVFDGKEGVEPQSETVWRQADKYGVPRICFVNKMDKMGADFYFTVDTIINRLGAKPLVMQLPIGSESDFTGVVDLLTMKAFVWEGDSKGDVTLGANYETQEIPADLQARAEEYRAKLVETVAETDDELLEKFFGGEELTIDEIKGGIRKLVVNNEIYPVYCGSAFKNRGIQPMLDAVVDFLPNPLDVGAIEAHDPRDESVVIERKPNADDPFSALAFKVAVHPFFGRLTYVRVYSGHAESGAQVINSTKGKKERIGKIFQMHANKENPVDSLTAGNIYAVIGLKDTTTGDTLSDANNQVVLESMTFPEPVIEVAIEPKTKGDQEKLSLAIQKLAEEDPTFRVSLNPETGQTVIAGMGELHLDILVDRMKREFKVEANVGKPQVAYRETIRKTVPKYDYTHKKQTGGSGQFAKVQISLAPLEADSEKIYEFEDKVTGGRVPREYIPSVDAGIQDAMEYGILAGFPVVGVKAQLLDGQYHDVDSSEMAFKIAGSMAFKEAARMAQPVLLEPMMAVEVRTPEEYMGDVIGDLNSRRGQIQAMEDASGVKVVRALVPLSEMFGYIGDLRSKTSGRAVFSMTFDSYAEVPKAVADEIVQKAKGE
- a CDS encoding NAD(P)H-dependent flavin oxidoreductase → MSVWAAELGLEHPIVCAPMGGVAGGRLAAAVSRTGALGMIGMGSSGSAVALRRELANFRMYAPAEPVPWGIGMVAWGIERDPEMLDVALSAGPSVISVGFGDWEADPQSTWIDAARSAGAQTVTQVATVSEARYAADAGVDLIVARGMEAGGHGQHFRPRDDLLREVIAAVDVPVLSAGAIHTPAQIDHALAAGAAGVWIGTAFQACTESLVSDAARRVLFAATGEDTMVSRVLDVALERPWPERIPERLLRTPFVERWDGREAELASNAEARAAFREAYAADDFAVVPIDAGEGVGALTEELSAAEVIRRLTGGL
- a CDS encoding UDP-phosphate alpha-N-acetyl-D-fucosaminephosphotransferase; translated protein: MITATMLVVLVSFVITFLLSLLLPFVVKPLLVRLGVVDVPNERSSHEKPVLRGLGLAVLIAIVLVEAVFTVLTASTDPDGTAWKYLLIITLGTMCSGFLGLSEDLKGISVPVRSAVLLLIATTTSVAVIWLTRALYSAPTFGWNPLPWVTTVSVWVLVLLGIYGVLFISSYINVANFMDGLNGISGFHGVIAGLTFAAAGYLTPGAGWLIIAGLVLAAGFAGFLPWNLTKPGAFLGDVGSYLLGGAVAITSFTALIAGVPVLATIGPMIIYFGDVGTTLVKRVRAGHKWDEPHKEHAYQRLQQLGMSHVAASGVNAAFTVAASLLGLLSLLVAPVWWILLLVLGIALVVLYQLTPRLLSRKMTA
- a CDS encoding polysaccharide biosynthesis protein, which gives rise to MRKPASGRLAHFVDTYGGLFLLDAVAWAIGIIVALVLRFDFGFQRIHWGWTLAVIGVAVILQLIGGWAFWIYRSRYAIGSFDEVRALVLNVTAVTVVTWVFAYLVGYGNGIPRSTLIIAAPITFTFMGVVRYLFRETAERNLKPARAERILLYGSGYLGVQTAKRLLTDAKSSYLPVGFLDDDPAKRNQEVRGVKVLGSIDDLERAVRSTAATSVLVCIGDADAAMLRRLDASADKLGINVMVLPPLDQLLNNSASLSNVRELSIEDIIGRHPVRLDTTSIADYLQGKRVLVTGAGGSIGSELCRQLVNFAPAELIMLDRDETALQEAQISIVGHGLLDTKDVVLADIRDEKTLKDIFCDRKPEVVFHAAALKHLPMLEQYPDEAWKTNVLGTLNVLNAARAANVGTFVNVSTDKAANPTSVLGHSKRVAEKLTGWMAGETGGRYLSVRFGNVLGSRGSMLPTFRHLIEKGGPVTVTHPDATRFFMTIPEASQLVIQAGGIGRPGEVLILDMGEPVRILDVAKRMIAQSGKNIEIVFTGLRHGEKLHEVLTGDGEGDERPFHPKISHAHIGVISPNILDHEGWIARMDLTKEAEGRVH
- a CDS encoding flavin reductase family protein, whose product is MSEEASTHRVIDPSVLYLGTPVYLVGTKNPDGSTNLAPASSHFALGRMIVLGLEEGGQSLDNARRHGEITVSFPSAEQWQHVERLAGVTGKNPVPDDKRDAYAFEPAKFNRAGLTPLAGDEVSVDLVAEAPIQLEALVRRITPGVAGIYGIVEAEVVRVHAQHEVTVAGTNHIDPEAWHPLIYAYRHFYDRGAEIGWTRKTPFPTAPEPIDRWEASGGAWRVAADTGTTATVELLRCDGGEVVDQLTLTDQRDLRWARVQLAIGGKA